A section of the Harmonia axyridis chromosome 2, icHarAxyr1.1, whole genome shotgun sequence genome encodes:
- the LOC123672040 gene encoding putative nuclease HARBI1 has protein sequence MFMAELAEDSEEDEEEEIENIPRLSYETINPLNVLSETAFKKHFRLNKECFLSLLEEITPFVRARRRCKLELKTKLLVTLLFYAHGSDQSILGSSFFCDMSQSSVSRSIEEITNALTSREIRFRRIRFPRNMRELSQRRARFSEATHIPGSIGVIDCTHVAIIPPNDDQQVFVNRKKYHSMNVQLICEENCWIMNANPNFPGSSHNDYIWGKSDISGILQQVYRENGGNFFLLGDSEYPLSPWLLTPLRNPSSEQEERFNNKFNSARSIIERCNRLLKNRFRCLLKHRVLRYQPKKAVAIILACCVLHNICVENHIEAPEEDEEFTNADLGIIKEGNNSLVERNPTAQNDLRAARQLRQLIIENNFL, from the exons atgttTATGGCAGAATTAGCAGAGGACTCAGAGGAGGATGAGGAAGAAGAAATCGAAAATATTCCTCGTTTGAGTTACGAGACAATAAATCCATTGAACGTGTTATCGGAAACAGCTTTTAAGAAGCATTTCCGTCTGAATAAGGAGTGTTTCTTATCACTTCTAGAAGAGATAACACCATTTGTACGGGCTAGGAGGAGGTGCAAATTGGAATTAAAAACAAAG TTGTTGGTGACCCTTTTATTTTATGCCCATGGAAGCGATCAGTCAATTTTGGGCTCAAGTTTTTTCTGCGATATGAGTCAAAGTAGTGTGAGTAGAAGTATTGAAGAAATAACAAATGCGCTGACTAGTAGAGAAATCCGTTTTCGACGCATTCGCTTTCCTAGAAATATGCGAGAATTATCACAGAGAAGGGCCAG GTTTTCTGAGGCAACACATATCCCTGGAAGCATTGGAGTTATAGATTGTACCCATGTTGCAATTATTCCACCTAATGATGATCAACAGGTTTTtgtcaatagaaaaaaataccaTTCGATGAATGTACAATTG ATTTGTGAAGAAAATTGTTGGATCATGAATGCTAATCCCAACTTTCCTGGCAGCAGTCATAATGATTATATTTGGGGCAAATCTGATATTTCTGGAATTTTACAACAGGTTTATCGTGAAAATGgaggaaatttttttctactgGGTGATTCAG aatATCCTCTAAGCCCTTGGTTACTCACACCATTAAGGAATCCTTCAAGTGAGCAGGAGGaaagatttaataacaaattcaataGTGCAAGAAGTATTATAGAACGATGTAATAGATTACTGAAAAACAGGTTTCGCTGCCTCTTAAAACATCGAGTACTCCGTTACCAACCAAAGAAGGCAGTAGCTATAATATTGGCATGTTGTGTGCTTCATAATATTTGTGTAGAAAATCACATTGAAGCAccagaagaagatgaagaattcACAAATGCTGATCTGGGAATTATTAAAGAAGGAAATAACTCTTTAGTGGAGAGAAACCCAACAGCTCAAAATGATCTTAGGGCAGCCAGACAGTTAAGACAGTTGATCATTGAGAATAATTTCTTATAG